A window from candidate division KSB1 bacterium encodes these proteins:
- the purQ gene encoding phosphoribosylformylglycinamidine synthase I: protein MAREIRVLVLRAAGSNCDWETAHAFQLAGAQAELVHVNRLAEDSKRLDRYHILAIPGGFTYGDDVSAGKILANELKYKLGEQVQRFVDEGKLVLGICNGFQVLVKAGLLPYGRIRDGRQLVTLTFNDSGRFEDRWVYLKPDPSSPCVFTRGMEHTITLPVAHAEGKFVPADSGVLELLEANHQIVFRYVGPNGGPAPYPWNPNGSIGDVAGICDPTGRIFGLMPHPERHVDPTHHPRWTREGLRTEGDGLAIFRHAVQYAREEL from the coding sequence ATGGCGAGAGAAATCCGGGTCCTTGTTCTGAGAGCGGCGGGAAGCAATTGCGACTGGGAAACGGCCCATGCCTTCCAGTTGGCGGGCGCACAGGCGGAGCTCGTGCACGTCAATCGGCTCGCGGAAGACTCGAAGAGGCTCGATCGCTACCACATTCTGGCTATTCCCGGTGGCTTCACCTACGGCGACGATGTCTCCGCCGGCAAGATCCTGGCCAACGAACTCAAGTACAAGCTCGGCGAACAGGTACAGCGCTTTGTGGACGAAGGGAAACTGGTGCTCGGCATTTGCAATGGCTTCCAGGTACTGGTCAAAGCCGGCCTGCTCCCCTATGGCCGTATCCGGGACGGTCGACAGCTGGTCACCCTGACCTTTAACGACTCCGGGAGGTTCGAGGACCGCTGGGTCTACCTCAAGCCGGATCCCTCATCCCCTTGCGTCTTCACCCGAGGCATGGAGCACACCATCACCCTTCCTGTAGCCCACGCGGAGGGGAAGTTCGTCCCGGCTGACTCCGGTGTGCTGGAATTGCTGGAGGCAAATCACCAAATCGTCTTCCGCTACGTGGGTCCCAACGGCGGCCCAGCTCCGTACCCCTGGAATCCCAATGGCTCCATTGGGGATGTGGCTGGCATCTGCGACCCCACGGGGCGCATCTTCGGCCTTATGCCCCATCCGGAGCGCCACGTGGATCCCACCCACCACCCGCGCTGGACACGGGAAGGGCTGCGGACCGAGGGTGACGGGCTGGCCATCTTTCGCCACGCCGTCCAGTACGCGCGGGAAGAGCTTTAG
- a CDS encoding bifunctional enoyl-CoA hydratase/phosphate acetyltransferase → MPEANDVTQRKGESWFDRLVNRVQGEKRKTIAVAMAQEAHVLQAVEAARKCNLAESILVGEIDAIRRAAEEAGVDLSHFELVPQRGEEEAVHRAIEVVRAGEADLLMKGKCSTAAFLRGILDREKGLRGPGLLSHLAIFEVSTYPKPLFMSDAAMNIYPDLAQKVEITKNAIWAAQRLGVEVPKVALIAAAERVDPEHMPCTVHAAAIAKMADRGQLGKALVDGPLAVDNALDPESCRVKGINSPVGGDADILIMPNIEAGNTFYKVMTILARAKTAGVLVGARVPVVLPSRADSDETKFLSIAAAVAMS, encoded by the coding sequence ATGCCCGAAGCAAATGACGTGACCCAGCGAAAGGGTGAAAGCTGGTTCGATCGTCTGGTGAATCGCGTACAGGGCGAGAAGCGGAAGACCATCGCGGTGGCCATGGCGCAGGAAGCCCACGTTCTGCAGGCTGTGGAAGCCGCCCGCAAGTGCAATCTGGCCGAAAGCATCCTGGTCGGCGAAATCGATGCCATTCGGCGGGCCGCGGAAGAAGCGGGTGTGGACCTGAGCCATTTCGAGTTGGTTCCCCAGCGCGGCGAGGAGGAGGCCGTTCATCGAGCCATCGAAGTTGTACGCGCCGGAGAAGCCGACCTGCTGATGAAGGGCAAATGCAGTACGGCCGCGTTTCTGCGCGGCATCCTGGACCGGGAGAAGGGACTTCGGGGCCCAGGCCTCCTTTCCCATCTGGCCATCTTCGAGGTCAGCACCTACCCCAAGCCCCTTTTTATGTCCGACGCGGCCATGAACATTTACCCCGATCTCGCCCAGAAGGTGGAGATTACGAAGAACGCCATCTGGGCCGCCCAGCGCTTGGGGGTGGAGGTGCCGAAGGTGGCCCTCATCGCTGCGGCCGAGCGCGTCGATCCGGAGCACATGCCCTGCACCGTGCACGCTGCAGCCATCGCCAAGATGGCCGATCGCGGTCAGCTGGGAAAGGCGCTGGTGGATGGCCCCCTCGCGGTCGACAATGCGCTCGACCCCGAATCGTGTCGGGTAAAAGGCATTAACTCGCCCGTGGGGGGAGACGCAGACATCCTCATTATGCCGAATATCGAGGCGGGAAATACGTTCTACAAGGTGATGACCATCCTTGCCCGGGCGAAGACGGCCGGCGTGCTTGTGGGGGCGCGCGTACCTGTGGTACTCCCCTCGCGCGCGGACAGCGACGAGACGAAGTTCCTTTCCATCGCTGCGGCCGTCGCCATGAGCTGA
- the purL gene encoding phosphoribosylformylglycinamidine synthase subunit PurL, which produces MVHRVEIGIREGFVDPHAVGVEHDIRELGITGVRGVLFYQVYYLLSADLEASGVRRIAEELLADPVTQEYRLGSPFPPPEGDHWSVEIAYRPGVMDPVEESARKAIRDLGIEGVQSVKTARRYVLLGHLTQEEQDLIVDKVLANKIIERRLGPQDRIFYDRIEYQFRLIEVPLLQATDEELIRLSRDGQLFLNLTEMRAIQDYFRRLGRNPTDVELETLAQTWSEHCSHKTLKGKIEFNGQVIDNLLRTTVMRVTEELAKPWCLSVFKDNSGVIEFDDEYAVCFKVETHNHPSALEPYGGANTGIGGVIRDPLGTGLGAKPIANTDVFAFGPPDYPREKLPPGVLHPKRIMRGVVAGVRDYGNRMGIPTVNGAILFDERYIGNPLVYAGNVGIMPKDKVHKQVVSGDLIVLIGGRTGRDGIHGATFSSGALTTESEEISSGAVQIGNPITEKKVVDTLLQARDRGLYRAITDCGAGGLSSAVGELAASTGAEVHLERVPLKYEGLSYTEIWISEAQERMVLFVPPEKLDEALALFASEDVEATVIGRVTSDRRLRLYYQGHRVADLDMDFLHHGLPQIVRKAEWRPVRHPEPDFPDPQDLTPHLHRLLSSWNIASKEWVIRQYDHEVQGGSVLKPLVGRHDDGPSDAAILRPRLDSYRGIILANGINPKYGDIDPYWMAASAIDEAVRQVIAVGGSRERLALLDNFCWGDPDKPDRLGSLVRAAQACYDVAKAYGTPFISGKDSLNNEFAVDGDSIAIPGTLLISALAVMPDVRKAVSMDLKEPGNLLYVVGVTRPELGGSHYWSLWGYVGNSVPKVDLELAPRIFDALSAATAQGLVRACHDCSEGGLGVALAEMAFAGGLGAAVDLRKVPTEGDVHRNDWILFAESNTRFVVEIRPDARDRFERLLRGIPYACIGWVTSEGTLRITGLHGRPVVEENVDALKESWQRPFRW; this is translated from the coding sequence TTGGTCCACCGTGTGGAAATTGGTATCCGCGAGGGGTTTGTTGATCCCCACGCGGTGGGGGTTGAGCACGATATCCGCGAGCTCGGGATCACCGGTGTCCGCGGAGTCCTCTTCTACCAGGTGTACTACCTTCTTTCGGCCGACCTGGAGGCCAGTGGGGTCCGACGGATTGCCGAGGAGCTTCTGGCCGACCCCGTAACTCAGGAATACCGCCTCGGCTCCCCCTTTCCCCCACCCGAAGGGGACCACTGGTCCGTCGAGATCGCTTACCGACCGGGGGTGATGGATCCGGTGGAGGAGTCCGCGCGCAAGGCCATCCGCGACCTCGGCATCGAGGGGGTGCAGAGCGTGAAGACGGCCCGCCGATACGTCCTCCTCGGTCACCTCACCCAGGAGGAACAGGACCTCATCGTCGACAAGGTGCTGGCAAACAAGATCATCGAGCGGCGCCTGGGCCCCCAGGACCGGATATTCTACGACCGAATCGAATACCAATTCCGGCTGATTGAGGTACCGCTCCTCCAGGCTACGGATGAGGAGCTGATCCGCCTAAGTCGGGACGGCCAGCTCTTCCTCAATCTCACCGAGATGCGGGCCATCCAGGACTACTTCCGGCGCCTCGGACGCAATCCCACCGATGTGGAGCTGGAGACCCTCGCCCAGACGTGGTCGGAACACTGCAGCCACAAGACCCTGAAGGGTAAGATTGAGTTCAATGGACAGGTGATCGACAATCTGCTCCGCACAACGGTGATGCGCGTTACGGAGGAGCTGGCAAAGCCCTGGTGCCTCTCGGTTTTCAAGGACAACTCGGGCGTGATCGAGTTCGACGACGAGTACGCCGTCTGCTTCAAGGTGGAAACCCACAATCACCCCAGCGCCCTGGAGCCCTACGGCGGTGCGAATACGGGCATCGGTGGCGTGATTCGCGATCCTCTGGGTACGGGCCTTGGGGCCAAACCGATCGCCAACACCGACGTGTTTGCCTTTGGTCCTCCGGATTACCCGCGCGAGAAGCTGCCGCCGGGCGTCCTCCACCCCAAGCGGATCATGCGCGGAGTGGTGGCCGGGGTCCGCGACTACGGCAATCGCATGGGCATCCCCACGGTCAACGGGGCGATCCTTTTCGACGAGCGCTACATCGGTAATCCCTTGGTCTATGCGGGGAACGTCGGCATCATGCCCAAGGACAAGGTCCACAAGCAGGTGGTGAGCGGCGATCTCATCGTCCTCATCGGTGGGCGCACGGGGCGCGACGGCATCCACGGCGCTACCTTCTCGTCGGGCGCCCTGACGACAGAATCCGAGGAGATCTCCAGCGGAGCCGTTCAGATCGGCAACCCGATCACAGAGAAAAAAGTGGTCGATACCCTTCTTCAGGCGCGGGATCGAGGTCTGTATCGGGCGATCACCGATTGCGGCGCTGGCGGTCTGTCCTCGGCCGTCGGTGAGCTGGCTGCCTCCACCGGGGCTGAGGTCCATCTCGAGCGAGTACCCCTCAAATACGAGGGCTTGAGTTACACCGAGATCTGGATTTCCGAAGCCCAGGAGAGGATGGTCCTTTTTGTTCCCCCAGAGAAGCTGGACGAAGCCCTTGCCCTCTTCGCCTCCGAGGACGTGGAGGCTACGGTCATCGGCCGGGTGACGAGTGACCGCCGGCTCCGCCTCTACTACCAGGGACACCGGGTAGCCGACCTGGACATGGACTTCCTACATCACGGCCTGCCCCAGATTGTGCGCAAGGCCGAGTGGCGCCCGGTGCGACACCCGGAGCCGGACTTCCCCGACCCACAGGACCTCACCCCTCACCTGCACCGCCTGCTCTCCTCCTGGAACATCGCGTCCAAGGAGTGGGTGATTCGGCAGTACGATCATGAGGTGCAGGGGGGAAGCGTACTCAAGCCGCTTGTAGGGCGCCACGACGATGGTCCGAGCGACGCCGCCATCCTCCGTCCCCGACTCGACTCCTATCGGGGCATCATCCTGGCCAATGGAATTAACCCCAAGTATGGGGACATCGACCCCTACTGGATGGCCGCCTCGGCGATCGACGAAGCCGTGCGGCAGGTCATCGCCGTCGGGGGAAGCCGCGAGCGCCTGGCGCTCCTCGACAACTTCTGCTGGGGCGATCCAGACAAGCCTGACCGCCTGGGCTCGCTGGTGCGTGCCGCCCAGGCCTGCTACGACGTCGCCAAAGCCTACGGGACCCCCTTCATTTCGGGAAAGGACAGCCTCAACAACGAGTTTGCGGTAGACGGCGATTCGATCGCCATCCCCGGAACCCTCCTCATCTCCGCCCTGGCGGTCATGCCCGATGTGCGCAAGGCCGTGTCGATGGACCTCAAAGAGCCGGGCAATCTCCTGTACGTGGTCGGAGTCACCCGTCCCGAACTGGGTGGGTCCCACTACTGGTCCCTCTGGGGATACGTGGGCAATTCCGTGCCCAAGGTAGATCTGGAGCTGGCCCCGCGTATCTTCGATGCGCTCTCGGCCGCCACCGCACAGGGCCTGGTCCGGGCCTGCCACGACTGCTCCGAAGGCGGGTTAGGAGTAGCTCTGGCGGAAATGGCCTTCGCGGGTGGCCTCGGAGCTGCGGTCGATCTCCGCAAGGTGCCGACCGAGGGCGACGTGCACCGAAACGACTGGATCCTCTTCGCGGAAAGCAACACCCGGTTCGTCGTGGAGATCCGACCCGACGCACGCGACCGTTTCGAACGCCTCCTCCGTGGAATCCCCTACGCCTGCATCGGATGGGTAACGAGCGAAGGGACGCTGCGGATCACGGGCCTCCATGGGCGGCCGGTGGTGGAGGAAAACGTTGACGCACTGAAGGAAAGCTGGCAGAGACCCTTCCGCTGGTAG
- the buk gene encoding butyrate kinase, with protein MGKEPQILVINPGSTSTKLSVFRGREEIHSETLYHSAEELARFPRVTDQYPLRVRVIEESLARNGFEQDGFDAIVARGGLLHPLEGGTYRINEKMVQELLEARYGEHASNLGAIIAWNLSRKRGIPAFIVDPVVVDEMEEIARLSGLPELPRKSIFHALNQKAVDRKAAEKLGKKYNEVNVIVAHMGGGITVGLHRQGRVVDVNNGLDGEGPYTPERTGSLPVGDLIRLCFSGKYTREEMLRKNKGQGGVVAYLGTNDMREVERRALAGDPWWRLVYEGMAYQVAKEIGALSTVVAGKVDAIVLTGGVAHSELFVGWIRDRVSFLAPVFVFPGEMEMEALALGAYRVLIGEEQAKEYV; from the coding sequence ATGGGCAAGGAGCCGCAGATTCTTGTGATCAACCCGGGCAGCACTTCGACCAAGCTTTCCGTGTTCAGAGGAAGGGAGGAGATCCACTCCGAGACTCTGTACCACTCGGCGGAGGAGCTGGCCCGTTTCCCGCGCGTGACCGACCAGTATCCCCTGCGGGTGCGGGTGATCGAGGAATCCTTGGCGCGCAACGGCTTTGAGCAAGACGGCTTCGATGCCATTGTAGCCCGCGGCGGACTCCTCCATCCCCTCGAGGGAGGGACCTATCGGATCAATGAGAAGATGGTGCAGGAGCTGCTCGAGGCGCGCTACGGTGAGCACGCCAGCAACCTGGGGGCCATTATCGCCTGGAATCTCAGTCGGAAGCGGGGCATCCCGGCGTTTATCGTGGATCCGGTGGTGGTGGATGAGATGGAGGAGATCGCGCGTCTCTCAGGCCTCCCGGAGTTGCCCCGCAAGAGCATCTTCCACGCCTTGAACCAGAAGGCTGTGGACCGCAAGGCGGCGGAGAAGCTCGGCAAGAAGTACAACGAGGTCAATGTGATCGTCGCCCATATGGGAGGCGGGATCACGGTAGGGCTCCATAGGCAGGGACGGGTGGTCGATGTCAACAACGGGCTCGACGGGGAAGGGCCCTACACCCCGGAGCGCACGGGGAGCCTGCCGGTGGGCGATCTTATCCGGCTCTGTTTCTCCGGGAAGTACACCCGGGAGGAGATGCTTCGCAAGAATAAGGGCCAGGGGGGCGTGGTCGCGTACCTTGGGACCAACGACATGCGCGAGGTCGAGCGCCGAGCTCTGGCCGGGGACCCATGGTGGCGTCTGGTCTACGAGGGCATGGCCTACCAGGTGGCCAAGGAGATCGGTGCGCTGAGCACGGTGGTGGCCGGCAAGGTGGATGCCATCGTGCTCACCGGTGGCGTCGCCCATTCTGAGCTCTTCGTGGGATGGATCCGCGATCGCGTCTCCTTTCTGGCGCCCGTCTTTGTCTTCCCCGGCGAAATGGAGATGGAGGCCCTGGCCCTGGGCGCCTATCGAGTGCTGATCGGTGAGGAACAGGCTAAGGAGTATGTGTGA
- a CDS encoding DEAD/DEAH box helicase translates to MSRSLEAFSEPVRTWFAERFGTPTPPQEKGWPPIQRGENTLILSPTGSGKTLAAFLWGIDRLITELRRGWFEELRLVYVSPLKALNNDIERNLREPLRGIQATARRLGLEIPRPKVAVRSGDTPARERRTIFTRPPHILITTPESLYILLTHPLAPQLFRSVRTVIVDEIHALAANKRGVHLALSLERLERLAGRLQRIGLSATIRPLEEVAHFLGGNRWQEGLAEAELVPRPVTTVDASFDKPLELLVETPENTTQGPGSSWVGILNRLAELIRSHRTTLIFVNNRRTAERVAEKLNEILASPEGDARAILADGVPRGLGYFSSGTGQVTRKVGVHHGSLAREQRLQVEEELKSGKLAALVGTSSLELGIDIGTVDLVVQIESPKSVARGLQRIGRSGHLVGMTSRGRIFPLHPEDAFEAAVVARGIRQQDVEPIRVPRNPLDVLAQQIVAMVSVESWDAEELFRLVRQCTAFESLSYPVFERVLEMLSGRYQTGLHRELRPRILWDRRQNRLTPLPGARTEALVNAGTIPDQGTYGVYLADGKTRLGELDEEFVFETRVGDTFLLGSQVWRVLEISNDRLIVTEAPGSMARMPFWRGDYPWRPLATGKRVGELRRRLAEALLGLKTELSCASFGEVLRHDHTPRVRELVAELKASHALCDRTAQRLLSLVADQLDFCGCIASDTLIVYEAFEDALGDLRIIVHSPLGGRVNAAWALALRSLLRDRLGFEPETVFDDDAVLVSLPPLEPQPLLNAIGSLRPEEACDRVLKELPYSALFGARFRQNAARALLLPGLPGKRRTPFWLQRLRAKDLLETVRGEPDFPILLETFRECLEETLDLEGLKQVLTGIEEGTVAVRVLESHTPSPLARRVLWKFTSIYLYEWDEPKGERGRASAPVDQELLSDLLSPDQLVGSLHPRAIERVRRSAQAMEAPASPRSPDELALLFQHLGDLSEEEVLARLPEDGRRWLLELEARGLVARTRIPTASGEEERLIFAEYQEDYQSAFQPGNGTTEGARERILGRFLAHSGPVSEAEIRQRYALPEEWLRRYLDQSVGRGELISGRFAGSSEVRFCRRELVREMHRLSLAIRRREVEPVTISCFQHFLTEWQHVRPGAQLFGREGIAEILRQLEGYLVPLSLWEEVLLALRIIGHGADLDELVQAGDFLWIAVAGPEGRSPQVTFFERGEPVPVCLTESESALTATESRILALLRTQGASFGAELVRLTGLSESEVNEALRSLVFRGLVTNDALSSLRQLLRWGEERIASAQGERGASGLLVAGSSWRSNYREAKRRARKRVMELLRERAPFGRWSATCREPSVPPPKERAEHWARILLRRYGVVAREWLSFEPLATEHSAIWQALHTMELRGEIRGGYFIRGLRGGQFALPEAIEALQRSRDELERPQEEEPIVLNALDPACLPLFTAARSGIPSQPDWPAFARREGTWIVLHRGSPVLVAEDGGRRLRTTLPNSHPHLRRSLEALLRQLSRLQRRITVEVWNGRPAVECEAVDVLRSLGFFCEPRHLTWERDVRLRAGLQGPGPSESPG, encoded by the coding sequence GTGTCGCGTAGCCTTGAGGCCTTCTCGGAACCAGTGCGAACGTGGTTCGCGGAGCGGTTCGGCACGCCTACGCCGCCGCAGGAAAAGGGCTGGCCCCCCATCCAGCGGGGGGAAAATACGCTTATCCTTTCGCCTACAGGGTCGGGCAAGACCCTGGCGGCCTTCCTCTGGGGAATCGACCGGCTGATCACGGAGCTGAGGCGAGGCTGGTTCGAGGAGCTGCGACTGGTGTACGTGTCGCCGCTGAAGGCGCTCAACAACGATATCGAGCGCAACCTGCGCGAGCCTCTCCGCGGCATTCAGGCCACCGCACGTCGCCTAGGACTGGAGATCCCCAGACCCAAGGTGGCGGTCCGCTCAGGAGACACCCCCGCCCGAGAGCGTCGGACGATCTTTACCCGCCCACCCCACATTCTCATCACGACGCCCGAGTCCCTGTACATTCTGCTTACTCATCCGCTCGCGCCCCAGCTTTTCCGCTCTGTTCGTACGGTAATCGTCGACGAGATCCACGCCCTGGCCGCGAACAAGCGAGGGGTCCACCTCGCCCTCAGCCTCGAGCGACTGGAAAGGCTAGCCGGCAGGCTTCAGCGAATTGGTCTTTCGGCGACCATCCGCCCGCTGGAGGAGGTAGCTCATTTCCTCGGGGGCAATAGGTGGCAGGAGGGACTTGCGGAAGCTGAATTGGTCCCCCGCCCGGTGACCACCGTCGACGCGAGCTTCGACAAGCCGCTGGAGCTTTTGGTAGAGACGCCGGAAAACACCACCCAAGGCCCCGGGAGTAGCTGGGTGGGCATCCTGAACCGCCTGGCTGAGCTCATCCGTTCCCATCGAACCACCCTGATCTTCGTCAATAACCGCCGCACGGCGGAAAGGGTGGCGGAGAAGCTGAACGAGATCTTGGCCAGCCCGGAGGGCGATGCGCGGGCGATCCTTGCGGATGGGGTACCCCGGGGGCTCGGCTATTTCTCCTCTGGAACGGGGCAGGTGACGCGGAAGGTGGGGGTTCACCATGGCAGCCTGGCCCGCGAGCAGAGACTCCAGGTGGAGGAGGAGCTCAAGAGCGGGAAGCTGGCCGCCCTCGTCGGCACCTCCTCTCTGGAACTGGGGATCGACATCGGTACCGTGGACCTTGTGGTTCAGATCGAGTCGCCCAAATCGGTGGCCCGAGGGCTGCAACGCATTGGCCGCTCCGGACATCTGGTGGGAATGACGAGCCGTGGCCGGATCTTCCCTCTCCACCCCGAGGACGCCTTCGAGGCTGCGGTCGTAGCCCGCGGGATCCGGCAACAGGACGTGGAGCCCATCCGAGTCCCTCGCAACCCCCTCGACGTCCTCGCCCAGCAGATCGTGGCCATGGTCTCGGTGGAGAGCTGGGACGCTGAGGAGCTGTTTCGCCTTGTCCGGCAGTGTACCGCCTTTGAGTCCCTGAGCTACCCCGTGTTCGAGCGCGTCCTGGAGATGCTGAGCGGCCGCTACCAGACCGGCCTACACCGGGAGCTTCGGCCGCGCATCCTCTGGGACCGCCGCCAGAACCGCCTCACCCCTCTGCCCGGCGCCCGTACCGAGGCCCTCGTCAACGCCGGCACCATCCCGGATCAGGGAACCTACGGGGTCTACCTGGCCGACGGCAAGACAAGGCTGGGCGAGCTGGACGAGGAGTTCGTCTTTGAAACCCGGGTCGGGGATACCTTCCTTCTCGGAAGTCAGGTCTGGCGGGTGCTGGAAATCTCCAACGACCGCCTCATCGTGACGGAAGCCCCTGGCTCGATGGCCAGGATGCCCTTCTGGCGGGGGGACTACCCGTGGCGCCCCTTGGCGACGGGGAAAAGGGTCGGGGAGCTGCGGAGGCGACTGGCCGAGGCGCTCCTCGGGCTCAAGACCGAACTCTCGTGCGCCTCGTTCGGGGAGGTTCTGCGGCACGACCATACCCCTCGCGTTCGGGAGCTCGTAGCGGAGCTGAAAGCGAGCCACGCCTTGTGCGACCGAACTGCGCAGCGCCTCCTTTCCCTTGTCGCCGATCAACTTGACTTCTGCGGCTGCATCGCTTCCGACACCCTCATAGTCTACGAGGCCTTTGAAGACGCCCTGGGCGATCTCCGGATTATCGTCCACTCCCCCCTGGGCGGACGGGTGAACGCAGCCTGGGCTCTGGCGCTCCGCAGCCTCCTGCGGGACCGCCTTGGCTTCGAGCCCGAGACCGTTTTCGATGATGACGCCGTGCTGGTCAGTCTGCCACCCCTTGAACCGCAACCTCTCCTGAACGCGATTGGCTCGCTGAGGCCGGAGGAAGCCTGCGACCGGGTCCTCAAGGAGCTCCCCTATTCGGCCCTCTTCGGCGCCCGCTTCCGACAGAACGCAGCCCGCGCCTTGCTTTTGCCCGGCCTTCCCGGCAAACGCCGCACCCCCTTTTGGCTCCAGCGCCTGCGGGCGAAGGATTTGCTGGAGACCGTACGCGGGGAGCCCGATTTCCCCATTCTTCTGGAGACCTTCCGCGAGTGCCTGGAAGAAACCCTGGATCTGGAAGGCCTGAAGCAGGTGCTCACCGGGATTGAGGAGGGAACTGTCGCGGTCCGAGTCCTCGAGTCGCACACCCCCTCCCCGCTGGCACGCCGGGTCCTGTGGAAATTCACGAGCATCTACCTCTACGAGTGGGATGAGCCAAAGGGCGAGCGGGGCCGGGCGTCGGCGCCTGTAGACCAGGAATTGCTGTCGGATCTCCTGTCGCCCGACCAGCTCGTTGGCTCTCTGCACCCGCGAGCGATCGAACGGGTGCGTCGGTCAGCGCAGGCGATGGAAGCTCCCGCCAGCCCACGCAGTCCGGACGAGCTGGCCCTCCTCTTCCAGCATCTCGGTGATCTGTCCGAGGAAGAAGTCCTGGCCCGGCTCCCGGAGGACGGTCGGCGCTGGCTTCTCGAGCTGGAAGCGCGAGGCCTGGTGGCTCGCACGCGTATCCCCACAGCCAGCGGTGAGGAAGAGCGCCTGATCTTCGCCGAGTACCAGGAGGATTATCAGAGCGCTTTCCAACCCGGAAACGGCACGACGGAAGGGGCTCGAGAGAGAATCCTCGGCCGCTTCTTAGCCCATTCCGGCCCCGTGTCGGAGGCGGAGATCCGACAGCGCTACGCGTTGCCGGAGGAATGGCTACGCCGTTATCTCGACCAGTCGGTGGGGAGGGGCGAGCTGATCTCGGGAAGATTTGCGGGCAGCTCGGAGGTGCGGTTCTGCCGGAGAGAGCTCGTCCGTGAAATGCACCGTCTCAGCCTTGCGATTCGGCGGCGGGAGGTAGAGCCCGTAACGATCTCCTGTTTCCAGCACTTTCTCACCGAGTGGCAGCACGTTCGCCCAGGGGCGCAGCTTTTCGGCCGCGAGGGAATTGCCGAGATCCTCCGCCAGCTGGAGGGCTACCTCGTACCTCTTTCCCTTTGGGAGGAGGTGCTTCTGGCCCTGCGGATCATCGGACATGGCGCCGATCTGGACGAGCTTGTGCAGGCAGGCGACTTCCTGTGGATTGCCGTGGCCGGACCGGAAGGCCGCTCGCCTCAGGTCACCTTTTTCGAGCGGGGAGAGCCGGTACCCGTCTGTCTGACCGAAAGCGAATCGGCTCTGACGGCCACAGAGAGCCGAATCCTCGCCTTGTTGCGGACGCAAGGAGCCTCCTTTGGCGCGGAGCTTGTCCGGCTCACCGGGCTTTCCGAAAGCGAAGTCAACGAGGCGTTGCGAAGCCTGGTCTTTCGGGGACTGGTCACCAACGACGCGCTCTCCTCTCTTCGGCAGCTGCTGCGATGGGGGGAGGAGCGGATTGCCTCGGCTCAGGGTGAACGCGGGGCCAGTGGACTGCTGGTGGCTGGATCCTCCTGGCGCTCGAACTATCGCGAGGCAAAGCGCAGAGCCCGGAAGAGGGTAATGGAGCTCCTGCGTGAACGTGCTCCCTTCGGTCGGTGGAGTGCCACCTGTCGCGAGCCGAGCGTGCCTCCCCCGAAGGAACGTGCAGAGCATTGGGCCCGCATTCTACTCCGTCGGTATGGAGTAGTGGCCCGAGAATGGCTCTCCTTTGAGCCTCTCGCCACGGAGCACTCGGCCATCTGGCAGGCCCTTCACACGATGGAGCTGCGTGGCGAGATACGGGGCGGCTACTTCATTCGCGGCCTGCGCGGAGGCCAATTTGCCCTCCCCGAAGCGATTGAGGCTTTGCAACGCTCGCGCGACGAACTGGAGCGGCCTCAGGAGGAGGAGCCTATCGTGCTCAACGCGCTGGATCCTGCCTGCCTCCCCCTGTTCACGGCCGCGCGTTCCGGGATCCCTTCTCAGCCCGATTGGCCAGCGTTTGCCCGCCGGGAAGGCACGTGGATTGTGCTCCATCGGGGAAGCCCCGTGTTGGTGGCCGAGGACGGTGGGCGCCGCCTCCGCACAACCCTGCCGAATAGCCATCCGCACTTGCGTCGCAGTCTGGAGGCTCTTCTGAGACAACTGTCGCGCCTCCAGCGCAGGATCACCGTGGAGGTCTGGAACGGCCGGCCCGCGGTGGAATGTGAGGCGGTGGATGTGCTTCGTTCGCTGGGCTTCTTCTGCGAGCCCCGCCACCTGACCTGGGAAAGAGACGTCCGCCTCCGCGCAGGGCTTCAGGGCCCCGGGCCATCTGAATCCCCGGGGTAG